GAGACGACTGGCTGCCTGATGTACACGAATAATATAGGCGGAGGGGTCCGTTGCGTAACCCCGCAAAAAATCAAAATCCCGGCGAAATGGTCCAGTAAACTAACTCAGACTCCGATCGAGCCGAATTAGAATATCCGACGGAGAAGATTAGGATTCTTTAATCCACGTTGAAAGAACAAAGATGAGTTGTTAATCGACTCTTTCGCATTACTTCAAAGAAATGGTAATCAAGAAAACGAACAGAGCAAGCGGGAAAGACCAGGTTAGGACTGCCTTTCCGGTATTTAAACCGAAGCAGGATTTTAGCCCTTTCATAAACAGAATCGCCTGAAGTAGAAACCCCGCTAATAAAAAGATCCCGTTTAAACTCAGAAAGAACACCAGCTTAAATGTATCCTCCCTAAAGCTAGCCGGAGCGATATTGAATAGGAGAAGGATCGGAAAGAAGGAAAGAAGAATATAAAAATTACTTATTGCCGTAATCCCTAAGATCCTGAAATAGGATTTCCTTTCTTCTCCGAGTAACCAAAGAAAGATATGACTCAGACTTCCGGCAATAAGCATCGCAAGAAGAAAGGAAAAAACAAGGGTAAAAAGATTCCAAGGAAAGACGTTAAACAGAAACATCGAAAAAGAGATTTTTCCCTCGTTATAGTAGGTGCGCATGACTGACGAAAACGACTGAACCTTTTTCCAATTGGCAAACGAAACGAGCAAATTAAATACTATGTATGTAATTAAATACAGGCCTTGGATTCTCAGAGTGCGAAGCAAAAAGATCGCGGGCTTGATCTCCAAGATCGTCTCAGGACGGATCGAGTATCTCCAGTTCTGTTGAAACGCATCGGAATAAATCTTTAAAAACTTCAAATTCTAATCCTCTATAGATTCGTTCGAAAATAAGTCGACCATTCGCTTAAACGCATCCGATTTCTTTTTATCTTTCGAATAGATTGCGGACAGCCGAGCGTAAGCCAATGCGGTTTTCCTACCGACGATACGCATCTGATTATATGCCATAATCGCACGATCCAGCCGTTTAAGATCCTCGAATAATTTACCTTGAATAAAAAGGACATCCAAATTTTCCGCATCCGAACGGAGAAATTCTTCTACTGAAACCAGAAGTTTTTCCTTGCTCGACGTATCTTTTGCAGTTGCATATTTGCATCTCAAAAGAACGGACCAAACGTTTAAATTTTTAGGATTGGATTCAAGAGCCTCTTCCAGAATTTTTTCCGAATTCCGAAAATCCTTTTCGTAATAATAGATTTTTCCCAAATGTAAAGCGGTGTCCAAAAAATCCGGATCATCTTTGTAGATTCGTTCTAACGCCTGTCTTGCTTCCTGGATTCGATTCGATTTATAGGATTCGATGGCGGACGTGTACGTTTTTCTTTTCTCTTCGGAACTCATGGAGCCGCAGCCTACAAGACTTAGGAAAAAACCTAAGAATAAAAGAACAACGAGACGTGGTTTTTGCCCGATCGGAAGCATTGAAGGGATTTTCAAAAAACTATCTTGATACAAAAGGAAAGTCTCCGTTTATTTATGAAACCAGGATCTTAAAAGCGCGATAGCACCCATCGCCAAAGGACCGATGACAATTAGATAATAGAAGAATAAAACGGATTTCTTCTTTTGGATAAAAAAGGAAATCGTTTTATAAAATTTAGTCCCCTGCTCCTGAAATACGAAACTACTCGGATTTGGGTCCCCCAAAAGATTTTTCTTGGAAAATAAATTTTTGAATTCGGGATGTGTTTCAAGATATTCATCGACTACCTGGGAACACAAAATGCACTCACGTAAATGACGAAGATAAATTTGATCCGTTTCATTCCCGGGTCGGAAGCTCTCTATAGCCTCGCTCCAAAAGTCCACGGAACCGATTTTTAGATTGCAGACCGGTCCTGGCGGCTCGGGAAACTCGGAGATTTCCTCCTCACCAACCTTAACCTTCGAATCGATCCTTTCAGCAACAGGAAGATTCTTTTTGGGCTTCGCAGGAGCAGGAGTCTTCCCTTTATTAGAGTTAGCAATTGGATTCGATTTTTTCATAATCTACACTCGAAGGTTTTGATAGTATTCAGAAAGTTTTGCACAATTAGGATTTCAGAAAGAGCGTTTCACAGCTTCCTTCAGTCCTCCGTTGTCGTAGCCCTGCGCTCCTTGTAGGATCGCCTTTATTAATGCTACTTGGCTTTTGCGTTTTTTCCTCATTCTGGGCGGCCCCCTCACTTCGCTCCGGGTCACGCTGCTCCGGGCTCCGCTTTCGCTACGGTCTCAGCGGCTCCTTTCTTTTAATATTAACCGTTACCCGGAAACGCTGCGACTGCTTCGCACCCTACACACCGTTGCCGCGGGGGGAAGTAGAAAATTCTGGCTGAAATACTTAACGTTCGGAAGATAATGTCAAGAATTATATCCCCTTTTAGGATTTCAGAAAGAGTGATCGTAGTGAAAGCTCGAATTTCGGTCCCTAAAAGAAGAGTCAGATAGTGTTTTCTCGTTCGCTATATATGCGCTTTCATCTGCTACTTTAGTTTTTGCGAGGCTCACCCTGTTCTTTTGACCGTTCTCGCGCCACTGATCAAAAAGTCTCTGACTATTAGGTTTCTCAATATCCAAAGCTAATCGTTGATTACTAATATATTCTGAAGTTTCGGCGCTTGTCAAAGGTCTTGTTTTGGCTATTTCATTTAAACGCTCATTCCTATTATTAGCTTTCTCCAGAGAGTCTATAGCAAATCGTTCTGCTGAATTTAATGCAAAGCCTCTCTCTTGTTTAAAGTTAATTGCGGAGATAGTTCCATGAGAATCTAATTCCCGGTTAAAGAATTGGAGATCCGTTGAAAAACTCCCTTTAGTAATTAGATTATTAGCGCGCTCATGAAGACCTGTCAAAAAGCTACTAGGGTCCACTAGTTCTGGTAATTTCTTCGCACTGTTACTTTCAATCGAAAAGGTTGAAGACATTAAACTCTCTTCCGATTTTGCGCTTCCTGATCCGCTAATTCTAGTATAACCTATTGGAATAACCGTTTGCGGTGCATTCGGATCTACACCCAAGCCATCCCTGGTAGCTGTAGGCTCGGAAAGTACCTGCTCCTCTTCCTTCGTCCGAGTCGCCTCATAACCGGCACCTAACACATTTGTCGCATTCTGCTGGTCCGGAGTCACCGGCCAAGAACTCGGATCATAGGGACTAGCCTCATTCGAAGTACCGCTCGTCCGCTCAGTCTGCCTCGTCTCAGGAATATACTGGTCTCCCCCGGCCATCGCCTGGTTCTGGTTCACATCCGCATAAAAGTTATTGTTAAACGTAACATTACCGAAACTACCAGGATCATTCAGATTCCCGGTCACCGATACCGCCGTCGCATTATAATCCGT
The Leptospira inadai serovar Lyme str. 10 genome window above contains:
- a CDS encoding YIP1 family protein, producing the protein MKFLKIYSDAFQQNWRYSIRPETILEIKPAIFLLRTLRIQGLYLITYIVFNLLVSFANWKKVQSFSSVMRTYYNEGKISFSMFLFNVFPWNLFTLVFSFLLAMLIAGSLSHIFLWLLGEERKSYFRILGITAISNFYILLSFFPILLLFNIAPASFREDTFKLVFFLSLNGIFLLAGFLLQAILFMKGLKSCFGLNTGKAVLTWSFPLALFVFLITISLK
- a CDS encoding tetratricopeptide repeat protein produces the protein MYQDSFLKIPSMLPIGQKPRLVVLLFLGFFLSLVGCGSMSSEEKRKTYTSAIESYKSNRIQEARQALERIYKDDPDFLDTALHLGKIYYYEKDFRNSEKILEEALESNPKNLNVWSVLLRCKYATAKDTSSKEKLLVSVEEFLRSDAENLDVLFIQGKLFEDLKRLDRAIMAYNQMRIVGRKTALAYARLSAIYSKDKKKSDAFKRMVDLFSNESIED
- a CDS encoding TIGR04388 family protein → MRKKRKSQVALTKAILQGAQGYENGGLKGALTGAISGIGSAYMNPYGLNVNVSYSDESGFGGGVSVGPSSLNVGANFSEHGSTSFNIGTKAGNLKYDPASGFSGSINMTGGNPNGVMVNVGQHQGPSLTYQRTEEETQLGGSVTISENGDTTISVTDYNATAVSVTGNLNDPGSFGNVTFNNNFYADVNQNQAMAGGDQYIPETRQTERTSGTSNEASPYDPSSWPVTPDQQNATNVLGAGYEATRTKEEEQVLSEPTATRDGLGVDPNAPQTVIPIGYTRISGSGSAKSEESLMSSTFSIESNSAKKLPELVDPSSFLTGLHERANNLITKGSFSTDLQFFNRELDSHGTISAINFKQERGFALNSAERFAIDSLEKANNRNERLNEIAKTRPLTSAETSEYISNQRLALDIEKPNSQRLFDQWRENGQKNRVSLAKTKVADESAYIANEKTLSDSSFRDRNSSFHYDHSF